The following coding sequences lie in one Amblyraja radiata isolate CabotCenter1 chromosome 20, sAmbRad1.1.pri, whole genome shotgun sequence genomic window:
- the spty2d1 gene encoding protein SPT2 homolog, with protein sequence MDFGSVISKASENKVDGQIRKRYSLSVKPPKKSEQSKIVPSSAVQAFLKRKDQELKKKDLVEQQRKEVLLAKRVALKHDRKARAMATRTKDNFRGYNGIPMEQKGKRRADDDEGKEQRMDDSSEEYYDREQVEDEMSEAANSDSSGEFVEQLDEISDNQHYRKPEVAFKQLKRPHREPEKPMKEPKRAYKEPDIVTKVPEQAHKKASKSQVPKKPPMNFTDLLKLAEKKQFEPVELKPVKKVEEKLHTAEELKELEFLERKRQKQNDKMKSEKVVTFSQPVSSSKKEPSIKGSKSTNLAQGEKSTVSRNNNSVSANNISKNPKTSSGERLPSSASHKAPTQEKSRLGSGCPTSKTSGKTAVNVSAKSGNSSQVPSKGLKPGSNGSHSALSSKHTQKKISRPTSTGKADNASPRHERTESSNPLHSRSASSSAPERHKASSGFNQKQASSASHLTQMQSSSSGHSRANSASNCKPSHAGASDSTRLKEKSSLGTPKRNPGSLQSKSTNASGSIQPRNTGSMRPENTLPVPTRHGSAPNSGVARPGELKPKCTVVSETISSKNFLSRPSNGPVINKKPPPPPGYRPMMHPPGRPPRPPGPISYKRRLDDDDDEEYDSEMDDFIDDAGASQDEISKHIKEIFGYDRSKYRDESDYALRSIESSWKEQQKEEAKSLRLGIMEDAEELRKEEELRKKMKPKKNAS encoded by the exons ATGGACTTCGGCAGCGTCATCAGTAAAGCATCTGAGAACAAGGTTGATGGCCAGATCCGG AAGCGTTACAGCTTGTCAGTGAAACCTCCGAAGAAGAGCGAACAATCGAAAATAGTTCCATCTTCAGCCGTGCAGGCCTTTCTCAAACGCAAGGATCAGGAGCTGAAGaaaaaag ATTTGGTAGAACAGCAGCGGAAAGAGGTACTACTAGCAAAGCGAGTGGCACTAAAGCATGATCGTAAAGCCAGAGCAATGGCGACTCGGACTAAAGACAATTTCAGAGGTTACAATGGTATTCCCATGGAGCAGAAAGGCAAAAGAAGAGCTGATGATGATGAGGGAAAGGAACAAAGAATGGATGACAGCAGTGAGGAGTACTATGATAGGGAGCAGGTGGAGGATGAAATGTCAGAAGCTGCCAATTCTGACAGTTCGGGAGAATTTGTAGAGCAATTGGATGAGATATCGGATAATCAGCATTACAGAAAGCCTGAGGTTGCATTTAAACAGCTGAAACGCCCGCATCGAGAGCCCGAGAAACCAATGAAGGAGCCCAAGAGAGCGTATAAAGAACCAGACATAGTGACAAAAGTGCCAGAACAAGCTCATAAAAAGGCAAGCAAGTCCCAAGTCCCAAAGAAACCACCCATGAACTTCACAGATCTCCTAAAGCTGGCTGAAAAGAAACAGTTTGAGCCAGTAGAGCTTAAACCCGTTAAAAAAGTGGAGGAGAAGCTACATACtgcggaggaactgaaagaactTGAGTTTCTAGAGCGCAAACGGCAAAAGCAGAACGACAAAATGAAATCTGAAAAGGTGGTCACATTTTCACAACCAGTCAGCTCGTCAAAGAAAGAACCGTCAATTAAAGGCAGTAAAAGCACAAACTTGGCGCAAGGAGAGAAAAGTACTGTATCCAGAAACAATAACTCGGTGTCTGCCAACAATATTAGCAAAAATCCCAAAACTTCATCTGGTGAAAGATTACCTTCTTCAGCATCTCACAAGGCACCCACACAAGAGAAGTCCAGATTAGGCAGTGGCTGTCCCACCTCCAAAACGTCTGGGAAAACTGCAGTAAATGTCTCTGCCAAATCTGGAAATAGCTCCCAAGTACCAAGCAAAGGATTAAAACCTGGATCGAATGGAAGCCACTCTGCATTGTCTTCAAAACACACCCAGAAAAAAATCAGTAGACCGACATCAACTGGAAAAGCTGACAATGCTTCCCCAAGACACGAAAGGACAGAGTCTTCAAATCCGTTGCACTCCAGAAGTGCAAGTAGTTCAGCTCCTGAACGACACAAAGCTTCCTCTGGCTTTAACCAAAAGCAAGCAAGCAGTGCAAGCCACTTGACCCAAATGCAATCGAGCAGCTCAGGCCACTCTAGGGCCAACAGTGCAAGTAATTGCAAGCCTTCTCATGCAGGAGCCTCGGACTCCACACGGCTGAAAGAAAAGAGCAGCTTGGGCACCCCAAAGCGTAACCCTGGGTCTCTGCAATCAAAGAGCACTAATGCCTCAGGATCGATACAACCGAGAAACACCGGATCGATGAGACCTGAAAATACTTTGCCTGTGCCCACGAGACATGGGAGCGCTCCAAATTCTGGGGTGGCACGACCTGGAGAATTGAAGCCCAAATGTACTGTGGTATCAGAGACTATATCATCAAAGAACTTTCTTTCAAGGCCCAGCAATGGACCGGTCATCAATAagaaaccaccaccaccaccagggtACAGGCCAATGATGCACCCACCAG GACGTCCTCCAAGGCCACCTGGTCCAATATCCTACAAACGAAGACTGGACGATGACGATGATGAGGAATACGACTCGGAAATGGATGATTTTATTGACGATGCTGGAGCATCACAAGATGAAATCTCAAAGCACATCAAGGAGATCTTTGGATATGACCGATCCAA